A single genomic interval of Psychroserpens sp. NJDZ02 harbors:
- the cydB gene encoding cytochrome d ubiquinol oxidase subunit II, giving the protein MEVFWYIAIAIVLAVFFVLDGYDFGTGIIHLFFAKKEEDKEVIAKSAGLFWDSNEVWLVAAGGMLFMAFPTFYASVFSGFYLPLIIVLWLIVFRAIGLEFRGQFKFQMWKDIWDTSFGVSSLLLALFFGIALGNIVRGVNLGGVENGVSAYEGHYFFLPLWDSSFSPLSDTPGIIDWFTIIIGLISVVTLAIHGANWVILKTNSSINTKLKGVIFKLNIALAILTVFSLVVWQVVNPKSLDNFMDRPYLIVFPIIYLTGLIGLFFIKKLKKESHGFMFSTLLILGGITSSLASLFPVILPSINTTHQDLTIYNTAAEKYGLSVAVNWAIIGFILIVIYFIIQKRLMAGKVDKMDYGH; this is encoded by the coding sequence ATGGAAGTATTTTGGTATATAGCAATCGCTATTGTTTTAGCAGTATTTTTTGTTTTAGATGGTTACGACTTTGGTACAGGAATCATTCATTTATTCTTTGCTAAAAAAGAAGAAGATAAAGAAGTTATCGCAAAATCGGCAGGATTATTTTGGGATTCTAACGAGGTTTGGTTAGTTGCTGCAGGAGGGATGCTTTTTATGGCATTTCCAACATTTTATGCCTCCGTTTTTAGTGGCTTTTATTTACCATTAATAATCGTGTTGTGGCTAATTGTTTTTAGAGCAATTGGTTTAGAGTTTAGAGGGCAATTTAAATTTCAAATGTGGAAAGATATTTGGGACACGTCATTTGGTGTCTCTAGTTTACTATTAGCGCTGTTTTTTGGTATTGCTTTAGGTAATATTGTTAGAGGTGTCAATTTAGGAGGTGTTGAAAATGGTGTTTCAGCTTACGAAGGACACTATTTTTTCTTACCCTTATGGGACAGTAGTTTTAGTCCATTAAGTGATACGCCAGGTATTATAGATTGGTTTACAATTATTATAGGATTAATTTCTGTGGTAACCTTGGCTATTCATGGTGCTAATTGGGTGATTTTAAAAACAAATTCGTCAATTAACACTAAACTTAAAGGTGTTATTTTTAAGTTGAATATCGCATTAGCAATACTAACCGTATTTTCATTAGTTGTATGGCAGGTGGTTAATCCAAAGTCGTTAGATAACTTTATGGATAGACCATATTTAATAGTCTTTCCTATTATTTATCTTACAGGATTAATTGGCTTATTTTTTATTAAAAAGCTAAAAAAAGAAAGTCACGGTTTTATGTTTTCTACCTTATTGATTTTAGGAGGGATAACATCGTCTTTGGCGTCTTTATTTCCAGTTATACTACCTTCTATTAATACGACTCATCAGGATTTAACTATTTACAATACCGCAGCAGAAAAGTATGGTTTGTCTGTAGCTGTAAATTGGGCAATTATTGGTTTTATTCTTATCGTTATTTACTTCATAATTCAAAAACGATTAATGGCAGGTAAAGTTGATAAAATGGATTACGGACACTAG
- a CDS encoding TetR/AcrR family transcriptional regulator gives MKKAKDKNTEEQILSAAKSIFQSKGMDGARMQEIADKAGINKAMLHYYYRSKQLLFEAVFKNAFSLLAPQLNAILNDDSSIEEKVRNFTSNYITFISKHPYLPNFIIQELNRNPEFIIKLKDTNGFPNIEKFKKQIAIEIENGLIKPITAEQLFINIMALNIFPFVAKPLIMAFTNTDAIAYKKIMDSRKTEVADFIINSIKNN, from the coding sequence ATGAAAAAAGCAAAGGATAAAAATACAGAAGAGCAGATTTTAAGTGCTGCTAAAAGTATATTCCAATCTAAAGGAATGGACGGTGCGCGCATGCAAGAAATTGCTGATAAAGCTGGTATTAATAAAGCGATGCTTCATTATTATTACAGAAGCAAGCAGTTGCTATTTGAAGCGGTTTTTAAGAATGCATTTTCCTTATTAGCACCTCAATTAAATGCCATTTTAAATGATGATTCTTCTATTGAAGAAAAGGTGAGAAACTTCACTTCAAACTACATCACATTTATTAGTAAACATCCTTATTTGCCAAATTTCATCATTCAAGAACTCAATAGAAATCCAGAGTTTATTATAAAACTGAAAGACACAAATGGGTTTCCAAATATCGAAAAATTTAAAAAACAAATCGCTATTGAAATTGAAAATGGACTAATTAAACCTATCACAGCAGAGCAGTTATTTATTAATATTATGGCTCTAAATATTTTTCCTTTTGTAGCTAAACCTTTAATAATGGCTTTTACAAATACGGATGCTATTGCCTATAAAAAAATAATGGATTCCCGTAAAACGGAAGTTGCTGATTTTATTATTAATTCTATAAAGAACAACTAA
- a CDS encoding TolC family protein, with translation MKYITLILILLMSLTSKAQQSITLEECYDLVIENYPLAKQVKLLDAQNKLDLDVISTSKLPQLSLDAQATYQSDVIQFPMAMSGIEPLNKDQYRATVSVNQLIYNGGATDASLQLKTTQLKTKQKQVEVSLYQLKQQINQLYFSVLLAQESQLLLNAKQAQLEAKLKEVQSGIKYGVILPSSDKILQAELLKISQQFNALESNKTSLIQTLSSLISQPLNASTIFQKPLLDTPLQTELTRPELELFQLKKEEIENSETLLSKQNAPKLLGFATGGYGNPGLNMLDNSFQTFYTVGVKVNWTVFDWKANKKQRQSLAINKDFIENETEIFKLNTNIALNQQQKEIDKIETFITSDLEIINLRKDVLKSADSQLKNGVITSSAYITELTNLYEDENTMVKHDIQLQLAKANYNVIKGQ, from the coding sequence ATGAAATACATAACACTCATTTTAATTCTATTAATGTCCTTGACAAGTAAAGCACAGCAAAGTATTACGTTGGAGGAATGCTATGATTTAGTGATAGAAAACTATCCGTTAGCAAAACAGGTAAAACTCTTGGATGCGCAAAACAAATTGGATTTAGACGTTATTTCTACTTCAAAATTGCCACAGTTAAGTTTAGATGCGCAAGCCACCTATCAATCTGATGTTATTCAGTTTCCTATGGCAATGTCAGGAATAGAACCCTTAAACAAAGATCAATATCGCGCAACCGTTTCTGTAAATCAACTTATTTATAATGGAGGTGCAACAGATGCGTCTTTACAATTAAAAACAACTCAATTAAAAACGAAGCAAAAGCAAGTAGAAGTCAGTTTATATCAATTAAAACAGCAAATTAATCAACTTTATTTTTCTGTTTTATTAGCGCAAGAATCTCAGTTATTATTAAACGCGAAACAAGCGCAATTAGAAGCTAAACTTAAGGAGGTACAATCAGGAATAAAGTATGGTGTTATTTTACCAAGTTCAGATAAAATTTTACAAGCCGAATTATTAAAAATAAGCCAGCAATTTAACGCATTAGAAAGTAACAAAACATCACTTATTCAAACATTATCAAGTTTAATAAGTCAGCCATTAAATGCTTCAACAATATTTCAAAAGCCACTTTTAGACACACCGTTACAAACAGAACTAACACGACCAGAATTAGAATTATTTCAACTTAAAAAAGAAGAAATTGAAAATTCTGAAACCCTACTGTCCAAACAAAACGCACCTAAATTACTAGGTTTTGCAACAGGTGGTTATGGTAATCCTGGATTAAATATGTTGGATAATTCGTTTCAAACATTTTATACCGTTGGTGTTAAAGTGAATTGGACTGTTTTTGATTGGAAGGCTAACAAAAAGCAAAGACAATCTTTAGCTATCAATAAAGATTTTATAGAGAATGAAACTGAAATTTTCAAACTCAATACTAACATTGCGCTAAATCAACAACAAAAAGAAATCGATAAAATTGAAACGTTTATTACTTCAGATTTAGAAATAATTAACCTTAGAAAAGACGTGCTCAAATCGGCAGATTCACAACTTAAAAATGGCGTAATAACCTCTTCGGCATACATTACAGAGCTTACCAATTTATACGAAGACGAAAACACCATGGTAAAGCATGACATTCAGTTACAACTAGCAAAAGCAAATTATAATGTCATTAAAGGACAATAA
- a CDS encoding HlyD family secretion protein: MKTHTYILGIGIILLTLISCGNDNGKADGYGNFEATEIIISAENNGKLMQFNLDEGDVLQKEQFIGYIDTIPLALKREQLEVSKAVIASKSKGVLSQINVLNAKLKTANTNKTRAQNLIKDNAGTQKQLDDVLGEMDVIKSQIRSVEIQNAPVVNELKSIDVQLKQIDDQIQKSKITNPVNGTVLTKYAEPNEITAFGKPLYKIADLSTMQLRVYISETQLANIKIGQEVTIKIDNADAMKAYKGTISWIASEAEFTPKIIQTKEERVALVYALKVDVKNEGSLKIGMPAELWLNTSE, from the coding sequence ATGAAAACACACACATATATTTTAGGAATAGGCATCATACTTCTTACTTTAATTTCTTGCGGAAACGATAATGGAAAAGCAGATGGGTACGGAAATTTTGAAGCTACAGAAATAATCATTTCTGCAGAAAATAATGGGAAATTAATGCAGTTTAATCTTGATGAAGGCGATGTGCTTCAAAAAGAACAATTTATTGGCTATATCGATACTATTCCGTTAGCATTAAAACGAGAACAATTAGAGGTTTCTAAAGCTGTAATTGCTTCAAAATCTAAAGGTGTTTTATCACAGATTAATGTATTAAATGCAAAACTAAAAACTGCAAATACAAATAAAACACGCGCTCAAAATCTTATAAAGGACAATGCGGGAACACAAAAACAATTGGATGATGTTTTAGGCGAAATGGATGTAATAAAAAGCCAAATTAGAAGTGTCGAAATACAGAATGCACCTGTCGTGAATGAGCTTAAATCTATTGATGTACAGTTAAAGCAAATTGACGACCAAATCCAGAAAAGTAAAATCACAAATCCTGTAAATGGAACTGTTTTGACCAAATATGCAGAACCAAATGAAATTACTGCTTTTGGAAAACCGTTGTATAAAATTGCCGATTTAAGTACTATGCAATTGCGTGTTTATATAAGTGAAACACAATTAGCAAATATTAAAATAGGACAAGAAGTAACTATTAAAATTGATAACGCAGATGCAATGAAAGCGTATAAAGGAACGATTAGCTGGATAGCTTCAGAAGCAGAATTTACCCCAAAAATAATTCAAACTAAAGAAGAACGTGTGGCATTAGTTTATGCTTTAAAAGTAGACGTTAAAAATGAGGGCAGCCTAAAAATTGGAATGCCCGCAGAACTATGGCTAAATACTTCAGAATGA
- a CDS encoding ABC transporter ATP-binding protein yields MSITVSNISKSYKSVKALENISFNVKEGEIFGLIGPDGAGKTTLFRILTTLLIANEGTATVADFDVVLDYKKIRNNVGYMPGKFSLYQDLTVEENLNFFATIFGTTIEENYDLIKEIYVQIEPFKDRRAGKLSGGMKQKLALCCALIHKPKVLFLDEPTTGVDPVSRKEFWDMLKRLQQKGITILVSTPYMDEAALCDRIALIQDGKILQIDTPQAIVKHYPKQIYNVRADNTYQLIKSLKTYKYNHSVYPFGEFVHYTDRRADFNPKDLIQFLESNNLSNVEIEKTEATIEDTFMELAK; encoded by the coding sequence ATGAGCATCACAGTTTCTAACATATCAAAATCTTACAAAAGTGTAAAAGCGTTAGAGAATATTTCTTTTAATGTAAAAGAAGGAGAGATTTTTGGGCTTATCGGACCTGATGGAGCAGGTAAAACAACCTTGTTTAGAATTTTAACCACGCTATTAATTGCTAATGAAGGTACTGCAACGGTTGCTGATTTTGATGTGGTTTTAGACTATAAAAAGATTCGGAATAATGTGGGTTATATGCCAGGTAAATTTTCACTCTATCAAGATTTAACCGTTGAAGAAAATTTAAATTTCTTCGCAACTATTTTTGGAACAACCATTGAAGAAAATTACGATCTAATAAAAGAAATTTATGTTCAAATTGAACCTTTTAAAGACCGTCGTGCGGGAAAATTATCTGGAGGAATGAAGCAAAAACTCGCTTTATGTTGCGCTTTAATTCATAAACCAAAAGTGTTGTTTTTAGATGAGCCCACAACAGGTGTTGATCCAGTTTCTAGAAAAGAATTTTGGGACATGCTAAAACGTTTGCAACAAAAAGGAATCACCATTTTAGTGTCTACACCATATATGGATGAAGCCGCTTTATGTGACAGAATTGCTTTAATTCAAGACGGTAAAATTTTACAGATTGATACACCTCAAGCCATTGTAAAGCACTATCCGAAACAGATTTATAACGTAAGAGCAGATAATACGTATCAACTTATTAAGAGTTTAAAGACTTACAAATACAACCATAGTGTCTATCCTTTTGGTGAGTTTGTGCATTATACAGATCGTAGAGCAGATTTTAATCCTAAAGATTTAATACAGTTTTTAGAATCTAATAATCTTTCTAATGTGGAAATAGAAAAAACAGAGGCAACTATTGAAGATACCTTCATGGAATTAGCTAAATAA
- a CDS encoding ABC transporter ATP-binding protein, whose product MDNNTVIQVEGLTKMYGDFAAVDAITFDVKKGEIFGFLGANGAGKTTAMKMLIGISKPTAGKAQVAGFDVYKQTENIKKSIGYMSQKFALYDDLTVKENITFFGGIYGLSRKRIKEKTAILLEELGLEDVSDQLVGALPLGWKQKLSFSVSLIHDPKIVFLDEPTGGVDPITRRQFWEMIYKAAHQGTTVFVTTHYMDEAEYCDRVSIMVNGKIEALDTPKKLKEQFQVDNMNDVFLKLARG is encoded by the coding sequence ATGGACAACAATACAGTCATACAAGTAGAAGGGTTAACCAAAATGTACGGAGATTTTGCAGCTGTAGATGCCATTACTTTTGATGTTAAAAAAGGTGAGATATTCGGATTTTTAGGAGCAAATGGAGCAGGAAAAACTACAGCGATGAAAATGTTGATAGGTATATCTAAACCTACTGCAGGTAAAGCTCAGGTCGCAGGATTTGATGTTTATAAACAAACCGAAAACATCAAGAAAAGCATTGGTTATATGAGTCAGAAATTTGCTTTGTATGACGATTTAACAGTTAAAGAAAATATCACGTTTTTTGGCGGAATTTATGGCCTATCCAGAAAAAGAATAAAAGAAAAAACAGCAATCTTGCTTGAAGAATTAGGATTGGAAGACGTATCAGATCAATTAGTTGGTGCTTTACCTTTAGGTTGGAAACAAAAATTATCTTTTTCTGTGTCCTTAATACATGATCCGAAAATTGTGTTTTTAGATGAGCCAACAGGAGGAGTAGATCCTATTACTAGACGACAATTTTGGGAAATGATTTACAAAGCAGCCCATCAAGGTACTACCGTTTTTGTAACTACGCATTACATGGATGAAGCAGAGTATTGCGACAGAGTTTCTATTATGGTTAACGGAAAAATTGAAGCTTTAGATACACCTAAAAAATTGAAAGAACAATTTCAAGTAGATAATATGAACGATGTATTTTTAAAATTAGCAAGAGGATAG
- a CDS encoding GxxExxY protein, with protein MEQKTENDISYLIRGAIFKVYNELGPGLLESVYETILMYELKKQGLSVKKQVPLPVFYDGIELEIGFRLDLLVNNKVIIEIKSIENLAKVHHKQVLTYLKISELKLGILVNFNVDDITKGIFRKVNGL; from the coding sequence ATGGAGCAAAAAACAGAAAATGACATTTCATACCTAATTAGAGGAGCTATTTTTAAAGTCTATAATGAATTGGGACCAGGTTTATTAGAATCTGTATATGAAACTATTTTAATGTATGAATTAAAGAAACAAGGATTATCAGTTAAAAAACAAGTCCCATTACCAGTATTTTATGATGGTATAGAATTAGAAATTGGCTTCAGGTTAGATTTGTTAGTCAATAATAAAGTAATAATAGAAATAAAATCGATTGAAAATTTAGCAAAAGTACATCATAAGCAAGTTTTAACTTATTTAAAAATTTCGGAATTAAAGCTAGGTATTTTAGTGAATTTTAATGTGGATGACATAACAAAAGGAATATTCAGAAAAGTAAACGGATTATAA
- a CDS encoding ABC transporter permease yields MKRFIGFIKKEFYHIFRDKRSLFILFGMPIAQIMLFGFAITNEINNVEIAVLDHSKDATTTEIINKISASKYFSISQFINKESDIETIFKKGKVKAVLNFEKGFSKNLIKDHKATIQIITDATDPNTANTVSNYVNAILQQYQKELNKDIAITYQIVPQTRMVYNPELKSVYMFVPGVMTIILMLVSAMMTSISITREKELGTMEILLVSPIKPIQVIIGKVFPYIFLSIINATVIVLLSIFIFKMPVQGSLFLLGFESVLFIITALALGILISTISATQQTAMMISLMGLMLPVILLSGFIFPISSMPLPLQIISNIIPAKWFIIIIKGIMLKGVGLQYLWKETLILIGMTIFYIGLSVKKYKIRLE; encoded by the coding sequence ATGAAAAGATTCATAGGCTTCATAAAAAAAGAATTCTACCATATTTTTAGAGATAAACGTTCGTTGTTTATTCTCTTCGGAATGCCAATAGCACAAATTATGCTATTTGGTTTTGCGATTACTAATGAGATTAATAATGTAGAGATTGCAGTTTTAGACCATTCTAAAGATGCAACAACAACAGAAATTATTAATAAAATTTCAGCTTCAAAATACTTTAGTATCAGTCAATTTATTAATAAAGAATCAGATATTGAAACTATTTTCAAAAAAGGAAAAGTAAAAGCGGTTTTAAATTTCGAAAAAGGATTTAGCAAAAATTTAATTAAAGATCACAAAGCAACTATCCAGATTATTACAGATGCTACAGATCCTAATACTGCAAATACAGTAAGTAACTATGTCAACGCTATTCTTCAACAATATCAAAAAGAACTGAATAAAGACATCGCCATCACCTATCAAATTGTACCACAAACCAGAATGGTTTACAACCCAGAATTAAAAAGTGTGTACATGTTTGTTCCCGGTGTAATGACTATTATTTTAATGTTAGTTTCAGCTATGATGACTTCGATTTCTATTACTAGAGAAAAAGAATTAGGGACTATGGAAATCCTTTTAGTATCACCAATAAAACCAATTCAGGTTATTATTGGTAAAGTATTTCCTTATATTTTTCTATCCATTATAAATGCTACAGTTATTGTTTTACTAAGTATTTTCATCTTTAAAATGCCAGTTCAAGGAAGTCTCTTTTTATTAGGATTTGAAAGTGTTTTATTTATAATTACAGCATTAGCTTTAGGTATTTTAATATCAACAATTTCTGCTACACAACAAACAGCAATGATGATTTCTTTAATGGGACTTATGCTTCCAGTAATTTTATTGTCCGGCTTTATTTTTCCGATTTCAAGCATGCCCTTACCATTGCAAATTATTAGTAATATCATTCCTGCAAAGTGGTTTATTATCATCATAAAAGGCATTATGCTAAAAGGAGTAGGATTACAATATTTATGGAAAGAAACCTTGATTTTAATAGGGATGACTATTTTTTATATAGGATTAAGTGTGAAGAAATATAAAATTAGATTGGAATAA
- a CDS encoding ABC transporter permease, whose product MKTILYIIQKEFKQIFRNKGMLPIIFVLPIFQLVILSNAATFEVKNIKFGYIDNDHTATSRALIEKFNASTYFNVLTDFPSEVLASAAMLKGEVDVLLEIPHYFERDLQKEKQNSLGVTINAIDGAAAGVENVYVTQIVQRFNQSIKVDLLQVSDKQIQPIAIETIPLFWYNKTLNYKTFMVPGILVLLVTMITLFLSGMNIVREKEIGTLEQINVTPIKKSQFIIGKLFPFWVIGMGLLTVGLILAKVIFNIPMIGSLPLLYLYTSIYILVILGIGLFISNFTDTQQQAMFIAWFFTVIFILMSGLFTPIESMPKWAQTLTEFNPIRYFVEVMRMVMLKGSGFKDILPQLLKTAIYAFVMNALAVWSYKKTN is encoded by the coding sequence ATGAAAACAATTTTATACATCATACAGAAAGAGTTTAAGCAAATTTTCAGGAATAAAGGTATGCTTCCTATCATTTTTGTCTTGCCCATATTTCAACTTGTTATTTTATCTAATGCAGCTACTTTTGAAGTCAAAAACATCAAATTCGGTTATATTGATAACGACCACACAGCAACATCTAGAGCGTTAATTGAAAAATTTAATGCATCCACTTATTTTAATGTGTTAACAGATTTCCCTTCGGAAGTATTAGCCAGTGCTGCGATGTTAAAAGGAGAAGTGGATGTACTTTTAGAAATTCCACACTATTTTGAGCGTGATTTACAAAAAGAAAAACAGAATAGCTTAGGCGTGACTATAAACGCTATTGATGGAGCAGCAGCAGGTGTAGAAAATGTGTATGTCACACAAATTGTACAACGCTTTAATCAGAGTATAAAAGTAGATTTATTACAAGTTTCAGATAAACAAATACAACCAATAGCTATAGAGACTATTCCATTATTTTGGTATAATAAGACCTTAAATTACAAAACCTTTATGGTTCCTGGTATTCTAGTTTTACTAGTAACCATGATTACGCTCTTCCTTTCGGGAATGAATATTGTCCGCGAAAAAGAAATTGGTACTCTAGAACAAATTAATGTGACCCCAATTAAAAAAAGCCAGTTTATTATTGGGAAGCTTTTTCCATTTTGGGTGATAGGGATGGGGTTATTAACGGTCGGGTTAATTTTGGCTAAAGTTATTTTTAATATTCCGATGATTGGTAGTTTACCATTACTATATTTATATACCTCTATTTATATTTTAGTCATTTTAGGGATAGGTTTATTTATTTCCAATTTTACGGATACACAGCAACAAGCAATGTTTATTGCATGGTTTTTTACAGTTATTTTTATTTTAATGAGTGGCTTATTCACACCAATAGAGAGTATGCCAAAATGGGCGCAAACCCTTACCGAATTTAATCCAATACGTTATTTTGTAGAGGTGATGCGTATGGTTATGTTAAAGGGCTCTGGTTTTAAAGATATTCTTCCTCAGTTATTAAAAACAGCGATTTATGCTTTTGTAATGAATGCTTTAGCCGTTTGGAGTTATAAGAAGACAAATTAA
- a CDS encoding NAD(P)/FAD-dependent oxidoreductase produces MSKIVILGAGISGHVAATHLRRKLPKKHEVIVVSPNSNYQWVPSNIWVGIGKMKSEKIYFPLAPLYKKKGIGYKQAKAISFFPEGDKTEDKPYVLSEYVHGDNKGTQEKITYDYLINATGPKLNFEATEGLLPGKNKAYSVCTFSHADHAWVGLKALIQEMKAGKKAKILIGTGHAKSTCQGAAFEYILNVEQELRKHNVRDMAEVTWISNEYQLGDFGMDGMLLSYGSMTMKSHEMVEMVFEDRDIKWILGAGVNKIEDGTAHYENLEGEYKVETYDFAMLIPSFSGHGFKAYDKNENDITEKLFKGFMIVDADYTPKPYEQWSVKDWPETYQNPSYKNIFAPGIAFAPPHAISKPRTSKNGTVIAPAPPRTGMPSGITAKLVADNIIDSIKSGKESLNHKGSMGNMGAACIASAGYGMLSGSGVSITTYPIVPDYEKYPKTQGRQLGKTFGQIGLAGHWLKLALHYAFIYKAKMRPFWWLIPE; encoded by the coding sequence ATGTCTAAAATTGTCATTTTAGGAGCAGGTATTTCTGGTCACGTTGCAGCAACTCATTTACGTAGAAAACTGCCAAAAAAACATGAAGTAATTGTAGTATCTCCTAACAGTAATTACCAATGGGTCCCTTCAAATATTTGGGTTGGAATTGGTAAAATGAAATCAGAAAAAATTTACTTTCCATTGGCACCTTTGTATAAAAAGAAAGGTATTGGATATAAACAAGCCAAGGCGATTTCTTTTTTTCCTGAGGGAGATAAAACGGAAGATAAACCATATGTTTTATCAGAATATGTGCATGGAGATAATAAAGGAACACAAGAAAAGATAACCTACGATTATTTAATTAATGCTACAGGTCCAAAATTAAACTTTGAAGCTACAGAGGGTTTATTACCAGGTAAAAACAAAGCGTATTCAGTGTGTACATTCTCTCATGCAGATCATGCTTGGGTAGGTTTGAAAGCATTAATTCAAGAAATGAAAGCGGGTAAAAAAGCTAAAATTCTAATCGGTACAGGTCATGCAAAATCGACTTGTCAAGGTGCTGCTTTTGAATATATTTTAAATGTTGAGCAAGAATTACGTAAGCATAACGTGCGTGACATGGCAGAAGTCACTTGGATTTCTAACGAATACCAACTAGGAGATTTTGGGATGGATGGTATGTTATTAAGTTATGGTAGTATGACCATGAAATCTCATGAAATGGTCGAAATGGTTTTTGAAGACAGAGACATCAAATGGATTCTTGGAGCAGGCGTAAACAAAATTGAAGACGGTACAGCACATTACGAAAATTTAGAAGGAGAATATAAAGTAGAAACTTATGATTTTGCAATGTTAATTCCTTCGTTTTCTGGTCATGGGTTTAAAGCCTATGATAAAAATGAAAACGATATCACAGAAAAGCTTTTTAAAGGTTTTATGATTGTAGATGCTGATTATACGCCAAAACCATATGAACAATGGTCCGTAAAAGATTGGCCAGAAACGTATCAAAATCCAAGTTATAAAAATATTTTTGCTCCAGGAATAGCCTTTGCACCACCACATGCCATTTCTAAACCAAGAACTAGTAAAAACGGAACCGTAATTGCTCCAGCGCCACCGCGTACTGGAATGCCATCAGGTATTACCGCAAAATTGGTTGCTGATAATATTATAGATTCTATAAAAAGTGGAAAAGAATCTTTAAATCATAAAGGCTCTATGGGAAATATGGGAGCAGCATGTATTGCTTCTGCTGGTTACGGGATGCTATCTGGAAGCGGAGTAAGCATTACAACGTATCCAATTGTACCAGATTATGAGAAATATCCAAAAACCCAAGGTAGACAACTTGGAAAAACCTTTGGGCAAATAGGTTTAGCAGGACATTGGTTAAAATTAGCATTGCATTATGCCTTTATCTATAAAGCAAAAATGCGCCCATTTTGGTGGTTGATTCCGGAATAA
- the pncA gene encoding bifunctional nicotinamidase/pyrazinamidase codes for MKTLLVIDVQNDFMPGGALPVPDGDTIVPIINSIQDKFDLIVATQDWHPKAHSSFAVNQEGKSDFDSIEWRGQMQTLWPEHCVQGSKGAELHSELDTTKYEAIFRKGTDINIDSYSAFFDNNHLKSTGLTSYLKEKGATQLYFCGLASDICVYFSVRDAVKEGFECYFIENAAKPLDLEAFEAIKTEMIAMGVHIITSAAV; via the coding sequence ATGAAAACACTTTTAGTCATTGATGTGCAAAACGATTTTATGCCTGGAGGCGCACTTCCTGTTCCTGATGGCGATACCATTGTACCTATAATAAATAGCATACAAGATAAATTCGACTTGATTGTAGCCACACAAGATTGGCACCCAAAAGCACATTCTAGTTTTGCTGTAAATCAAGAAGGAAAATCTGATTTTGATAGTATTGAGTGGCGAGGACAAATGCAAACCTTATGGCCTGAGCATTGCGTACAAGGCAGTAAAGGTGCCGAATTGCACTCTGAACTAGACACCACAAAATACGAGGCTATTTTTAGAAAAGGTACCGATATTAATATTGATAGTTATAGCGCCTTTTTTGACAACAACCATTTAAAATCGACTGGATTAACTAGTTATTTAAAAGAAAAAGGAGCTACACAACTGTATTTTTGTGGTTTAGCTTCGGATATTTGCGTTTACTTTTCTGTGCGTGATGCTGTTAAAGAAGGGTTTGAATGCTATTTTATTGAAAATGCCGCAAAACCCTTAGATCTAGAAGCTTTTGAAGCTATTAAAACTGAAATGATTGCTATGGGTGTGCATATTATAACATCAGCAGCTGTTTAA